The Carassius gibelio isolate Cgi1373 ecotype wild population from Czech Republic chromosome B18, carGib1.2-hapl.c, whole genome shotgun sequence sequence AACATTAGAGAATTACTTCAAGTAAATAACTTATTTCTCCAGGTTTTGGctgctaaaatgtttttttttttccataatgaAATTAAtccataatgtaataataaaatttgtaatattattcgacagatttaaaacattttgtaaaataacttttaaactaAGTTTACTATTTTAAACTAAGAAttactattaaaatgtattactatttagaATTACTATTTCACATTTTTGATTTCCAACAGAATATCACAATAGGGAAAAAGACTattgcaactttaaaaaaaaaaaaaaacagaagtatgtacagtaaatgtgtggACAGAAATATTAAATAGTAAGGGTCTTGAAGCTTATTTTCTATGTCAGCTTCACAGTTCACACACATTACTACACAAATAACACATATTGAATGTGCTCACACACCTGCATTGATCATGTTCTCTTAAAACCAGTTCACACTGCACCAACAAACAGCAACAGATAATGTTTGTCAGGTTTTGTTGGCTCACCCCGTCCATGTCTTTTGGCAAGGTCAGTGCTTGTTTTTGCAGTTGAACATGCTGTTTGGCAGGACTTGGGATGTTTGAGAAGTGAATTATTGCACTCAGTCAGCTGTCAGCGTTGATCTGCGTTTGTTGGTGCGGTGTGAATTGGACTATGGGATGCCACAACTGAACTGTCCCATTACTCTATAGGCCAATTGGAGAACTCAGGGAGTGATATCTTTCTGCcactgtgtgtgttttaatttataGGCCTCTcctaattatttaaaatggtttCCCAGTTTAATATAATCTTGTTTTTTTATGTGCTGTTatcataaaaaattattccaTCCATTGATGAATGGGAGAAGGCAGTGAGTCTTGTCTTTTTAATAGATGCTAGAGTTATTCTCAGCTGTGAATGTCATGTTGTGGTTAGGGAAGAAGAcaaagaagaaaagagaaaaaaccaAGAGCGGCCATGGCGCCGCAGGAGGCCCGTGGCTAGAGAAGCTGCACTTGTGTGATAATTCCATTGATGGCTCAGGAAACGAGGGACCAAATCAACTGAATCACTTCCTGGAGATCCTTTGCATGTAAGTGTCATCTCCTCAGTACATGACTGAATATATATtgtaaagaagaaaaataagtGGGCTTGTAGTGTGCTTAAAATGATATTGTATAGACTTAAAAACTGtatttgcagataatataatatcaataacATAACAGTCCGTTTAAGTTAAAGAGAACACTTCCATAACTACGTTTCATAACATACTTATGTCGTGTGTCTTATCTTATGTCATGCTTTCAAgaattacacttattttgatgtactgtactaaagcacatgtaaggtccttgaattataattttaactgtaatgttttaaacaatattcattttaaagttaatatattttaaatttactaCATACTACTAactactaaatatatatttaaaaacatgatataaagcattaaagtatatttttaagtttaccaTAAATGATTGTCAGTACATTAggagaaatgtattattaaattacatatcaaggtatactTAAGACATACTGAAGTGGGtcaaaaaaaacactgtaaagttcaggatttaatataaattgaaaaaggggAAGGGATTGACTCGCTGATGCAATTAAACAGTTTAAGCATGaggcttaatttatttaaaaaatcagcaTGGCAGCATCAGGGCACAGCTGAGAGTAAATGGAGGTCAAACTAAATCTAACTCTAAAAGTCATTCAAGTCTATTTGTCAACAGTCCCATTATGTTAATGCCCATAAttcttaaaacaattatttaaaatgtactttaaagtaggGCCCAGCTGATGATTTTCTGGGGGGGCCAATACCGATATTAGGGTGTAAAAAGAAAGGCTGATACCGATATATCGGTAAAAGggtcatatcggccgataatatcggctgTACTTCAAAGTAAAATTCAGaatttgacattattaaaaagtgcacttaagtGGTCTTCTCtgacattaattttatattatctaaatgtaaaaatacttttaaggTTTGAGGTACACTACAGGTGCACTTTTTAGAAGAACGTGCTGTGAGATTTAGCTGTGTCTGTTCTGTTTAGCAATAAATCGTCTTTTGCTTCCTATAAGTCTACACTGTCTTCACATCATATTTAACGCACAGAGGTcagatttaaaataatggttGACCTAGTTATTAGAAAGTAAGACATTTCAGTCAAGAACTTCTGCTTTCGGTTTTTTGTGTACGTATGATTTATTTTCGGTCAGATTGCTGATCCCATAGCAGCACATAATTCTACATTTACTGTAGGAAGTTTTCTAGACAGACACTGACATGCGTAATATGTTATATAATAACTATGATTGTAGtagctattaaaaaaataaagcatttcccTTCTCTCTTTCAACAAGCCCAATAAAAAATGACTGTTTTAGTGAACTGAAAAATTTCTAAGTGGTCTTATATAAGGCAATTCTTGCATCACTAAAATAAAATTCCCCTCAGGTCAGTGAACAGACTTTTGGCATTGCCATTACAGCAGCAAAACCCGGCCTAGTTCTGTATTACGCAAGCATCggcaatacatgttttttttctgcatccATATGAACAGATTGCAGCATTCACTGCTGTGTAGAAGAATATGCATTGCAAATAAAGTTTTATGCATTGCATAAAGTGAAAATACATGAGGTGACATACAATTATTTCATTTCTATTCGGTGAATCTGACTGAATCCAAATAATATAAGTCATTAGTGTTGTAAAGTAATTTAGATATAAATGTGGTTCCCTTCATCATATATATTAGACAACTGTCCCCTCTCTCAATTTATCATTATGACCATTTCATataggaaataaaacatttcatcacaCCAGAGGAAATCAGCATGAATGCACAATAGGAAGCTGCTGTCGTAGTTATGCTGCTAATTTTGCTTTTTGCCAGAGAGGAAGTGGAAAATGATAATGAACAATTAAACTATCATTGTTTTTTGGCGCAAAACACCTTTGGCTAACGTGTGAACCAGAAACTGATTTATTTGGCAACGCactgaatattttttaattaacaatgatTAAAATACACTCTGTCAGCATTCACAATCAAAATCATGTACAGCTGTTCCTGTTTCTCGGTATGTTTGTGTTAATCGTTTTGTTAAATGGTAGATTTAAGATTGGATTAGCTACACTGAGTAAATATTTTAGCACATGTCTGAACTATTGATCCCGATTCATCAAGTGATGCTCTTCGAGAAAGTATCAAATGTTCGCAGTCTCATTATACTGTTTCTATAAATATCTTTCAAGTGTTGTGAAGTTCTCCAGTTGCCTGACCGAACTGGATCTCGGTGAGAATCACATCGGAGAAGATGGTGCAAAAGTGTTTTTAGAGGCCCTGAGAGAGAGACAAGCAAGTATGGGTTTATAGAAAGATGGAAATACAACATTAATAAGGCAGCAGTGTCCCACTTTTTTTTGGTGAAGGgagtttgtaaatattttttccatCTTTTCGACAGCTAAACTATCTCCAATAAAAATCCAGGTTTCAACACGCATGTCCACAGAAACATTCAGTGGCATTTTGAAAAGTGCAAAGGAGCTTAAATCTGGGAAAAAGAGAAGAAAGACTAAGGTGCAGTATACGATTTTCTCTTACAAATGAACTAATCTCTCTGTCTGCCACAATGCTAATAACTctcttattttatcatttataaagggaaaaaataagtagACCATCTGAAGGATATCGAAGGAAATTGCTGACAGACACAAGAATGTTTTTCCACGCTATTTCTCCATGTTTTTAAGAATCATCTTCTTTTTATGTGGTCTGAATTGAATTGGACAACATCCGTGCATCACATGTGACCGCACAGCAGACTCCCAGATTGTGAACCACTTATTTGTTAGCGGTGCACTGGCATGGGGTTCGGGAACAGATCTTATTTTATGTTGCTCCACTGGGAGATTGAAATAGCAGAAGGATGTTTATTCTTAAgtgcttctttctttttcttgtccCTTCATCAAGTACATATTTGCTACCAGAATGTTATAACAGTTTAATGcatgtaatgtttatatttttataataatgtgaACGACAGAGTTAGCATTTCTTCAAGTGTTTCTGTGAGCACTACATGTTGATTGAATAGCAGACTAGATATGTCTTCTGTTAAATTTGGTTTTGTCTCCACCCTGTGGCCATGAATGATAATGCACTGTTTCGCGTTCATTTCTATGGATTTACGTTTTACTTCTGCCCCTGTAGTGGAACATCACAAACATTAAATTTGACTGCAGAATTTTACTTGTTTATATTGTATAATAAGGAATGCCTGATTGTATAAGGTACTGTATCCGGTATTCATAAATGGCAGATATTCCCAAAGAAAGAATGAGCTCTCTTTGACCCTCATCTTGTGTTCTGTTTATTCTGACCTGTcctaactgaaagaaaacaagttggcaaaatgtaaatgcaaaatatttctgtACAAGTTgacaagattatatatatatattaggggtgtaacgatacgcgtattcgtattgaaccgttcggtacgaggctttcggttcggtacgcggtacgcattatgtaccgaacggttcgttggactaattaattacatttggaaaataaaaaaggtgtgtgaaatataatgttatgcgttcaacaaggtagcccaataacccaaacgacgtaacaggcaatgcccctgacacccccgaagaaaaaaaaacaccaacttatatgtttatgttaggctactcagcaggcgctcgctcactcagtacgcgctgaaggctcggtaccacggagccccgcacgtcacctgtaggagagaaaaaacatcaatccgtggcgacggttttgcaatccgtcccctcagtttataaaccgtgctcatgaattaataaactgttcactcggtttaacaaatcgtacccaggattaacaaaccgtgcccacgaattcccagtccgtgcgtttagattgtgtaaaccgtaccctcggtttttgaatccgtaccaacgaattcataatccgtgcgcacgctttcgcaatccgttccctcggatttgaaaactgacacgcattttacacttaacagtgaaacatgcatctaactccggcaggtggggtgaggtgggtggagcttagtataataaaatcacaaaaataagtcttcatgttaagaaagaattgtacacaagcatttccaaaactgtccaaaggttatttaaaaataaagcaattcacaaattattttatgacaaatatttttactgtcttgtactcatttatttagcctacaaattaaaattataaaaaataactttatttttatttgtatcattattatatattattaaacaggttatgcataagaatcttttatccaaaataacttacaaaagaggaaaaaattactccagagtcagtcacaatgccaggtttattgcacaataataatcaagtgctattatagattatcagcaattgaacaagattttaatgcgcatctttcttattaaatctttgtattccacctcgtactacacttgatagagaatcacttaagacactttgctgtaaacctattccacataataatattcaataaaactgtatgttaacacgtaggagtttgctgcatgaatccgtgagtacggtttacaaatccgagggaacggattgcgaaagcgtgcgcacggattatgaattcgtgggtacggattcaaaaaccgagggtacggtttacaaaatctaagtgcacggattggaaattcgtgggcacggtttgttaatccgtgggcacgatttgttaaatcgagtgaacagtttatgaattcgtgagtacggtttataaactgaggggacggattgcaaaaccgtcgccacggattgcttttttttctcctacaggtgacgtcccgggctccgtatacggacatcaccgcagcgaatggtgcatttacgttatagccgcggatatgagactactctgtagtggaaaacgcaggttttaagaacatgcttaatgtaattgagccccattacaatattccttcacgagcccatttcagacagaccgtaattcctgctttgttccaaaaaacataagcccaaatagagaaacaattgagtaaaaacacactaaatataaagagttatagagttccatataaaaagagttacatctttgtatttgttcataaccactacaacaatattacatttaatttttaaaaaaaaatttataaggagctatttttgttttatacagtatgctgctaagaaaacaccatagaagatgggtaaagaatagctccatcattgttcaatgtaaaaaaaacacatactttgttagttttaataaataaaacattttttaaaaaatcaaggaaatttatctgccaattttttctttttgctgtatctaaaacgtaccgaaccgtaccgaaccgaaccgtgacatcagtgtattgaaccgaaccgaaccgtgaattttgtgaacagttacacccctaatatatatatatatatatatatatatatatatatatatatatatatatatatatatatatatatatatatatatatcattattaagCGGTTTTTGGTGGGCCATTCATTTTTGACCGGGATTATCACAAGAAGTAGTGTACAAAAAGAAGCTTGATAAACAGTAGCCTactatttttatcttatttaataTTGCCAgaattatccacaaataatgctttttaacTAAAAAATTAGCTCAGATCAATCAATCAGCTCCAAAAGGAAATATTAAACCGGTCCTAACTGAccctgaaagaaaacaagttaacaatcaaaataaatgaaagagtATTGTTTTGTCCTCCGCCGCGAGGAGGCACTGTGATTTATCTGTGCAGCAATAAGCGCGGGTCACGCATGCGCAGATTGCGCTCAAGCTTCTGTTCCTAGACGAGTAACATTTCGACAGTAGCAGCGCGGTAGAGCTGCTGTCTGTTATCCCTCATCTCTAAAGCCCTTCATATAGAGCTACGGTGACTTTCTGATGGATCTGGAAGGTGGCTCGTATGAGCCTGGGTTTGTGGGCATCCGCTTCTGTCAGGAGTGGTGAGTTTAGACGAGTTTGGCGGATCGTGTCGCtaatctgatgtgtgtgtgtttgttttgatgtCAGTAAGTTAGTTGCTCTTCTATAAATCTATCTCTTTTACAGTAATAACATGTTGTATCCCAAAGAGGATAAAGAAAACCGCATCCTGCTCTATGCTGTAAGTTATATGACAGATGCGATCGTAGTTATGATTACAGTCAAATATTAAGCGGACTTTAAAGAGGCTGGTGTTTGGTTTGGTAAAGTGCTTTAACAGAGAATTGACGGAACACTCTCTTACTTGTTCGTGTATGTTTTCAGTGCAGAAACTGCGACTATCAACAAGAAGCCGACAACAGCTGCATCTATGTGAATAAAATCACCCATGAGGTGGAGTGAGTATCTCACCTATTTATTTAACGTTACTGAGAAACCAAGCGTTAGTTTGAGAGGGAAAAGAGCAATACCTGTTAATCCTGGATTATTTTATGATGTCTCTAACCTTGACCCTCTTCTCTGACAGTGAACTCACTCAGATTATTGCAGACGTGGCTCAAGATCCAACACTGCCTCGGACAGAGGACCACCCTTGCCCAAAGTGAGAGTTAAACATGTTTCTTGGTGTAgttgtatatgaaaaaaaatgttatttaagttCCCGTTCATTCTTATACTGGGCTATTTCATAACGAATTTGTGGTTTTAGGTGTGGCCACAAGGAGGCGGTGTTCTTCCAGTCTCACAGCATGAAGGCTGAGGTGATGACAGCACAGTCACTGTACAGAACTGCAAtaaagaaatacttttaaaaccgTTTTCACTCAGAACTGCTAGTCAGGTTCACAAATAGTTACAAAGAAAtgacacactgaattaaacagaCAATTTTAGTATTTTCTTGTCAAATGTActccagaaatatttatttacaatttctaaaaaaTTTTAGTTTTCCTTTACTAACAATAACTTTAATTCACATTATACGTTGCATCGACCTGACAGATGATGTGACTGATACTAAATCTTTGCAAGAGTAGGCCTTCAAATGAAATAAATTCCTATATGTGATTTTTAATTACAGCTAAATCAGAAATGCTATCTAGGATCAAATTGAACTTTGACATGTTTGGGTTTTCTGAATGCAGGATGCCATGAGGCTTTACTATGTGTGTACTGCCCCACACTGCGGCCACAGATGGACAGAATGAGGAGGATAAAGCCACGAAAGACACAAGATGAGGTGTTCTGGGGTCGTGCGTCTCTATGGTTCCATTCCAGAGCATAATTTCTCAGTTTAAGGGACGTCTGTTGTGGAGTGGACATGTCTGGTGACCCAACTGTAGGTCACTGATGCATTCGTGAATAACCTGGTGTATCATTTTAGTGCACGAACACCACCGACTCGTCCTTTGACCCGAAGTGTTtatagtttttcattttaattctacagtgtattttttttgaaggtttgtaataaaatattttaaatatatatgttgagtttttatttgaaaaattaagcTATGGCTATAGTTCTATCTATATATCATATCCCAAGTAAAAGTttgtttactatatatatatatatatatatatatatgtgtgtgtgtgtgtgtgtgtactatatttatgtatatagaaataaacacacatgcatgtgcatatttaaaaaaaggaaatgttaCGTTTATATAtcagatatattttaatatataaattatatgaatgtaaatatatattatatacataataaacacacacacacacacatattatgtaaacaaaaaaactttattttggatgtgattaatcatttgacagcactaaaataaaACCAAGATGTGATAAATGTGGTTGTCCGTTCACCTTTTAGTGCTAAGTCTCATTCTGTACACACGTAATTCACTAAATCATGGAGGTTACAACCAAATTAAAATACAGGTAGTGACAACTGCACTTACAGAAATTCTAAGCAGTGGAACCTTTGTGTGATTATTAATTTGCagtttaattaaatacataagcTGTGTGTTTCAGAGGTAAGCGTGACACTGTTCATTTATACACAAGCAGCTCATGATCTTGTTTTCAGTGTCTTGAAGCGG is a genomic window containing:
- the polr2i gene encoding DNA-directed RNA polymerase II subunit RPB9; the encoded protein is MDLEGGSYEPGFVGIRFCQECNNMLYPKEDKENRILLYACRNCDYQQEADNSCIYVNKITHEVDELTQIIADVAQDPTLPRTEDHPCPKCGHKEAVFFQSHSMKAEDAMRLYYVCTAPHCGHRWTE